tattattatttcatttaaataatttctcatgagaaaagataaaaatagtgAATTAGGATAAGAAACGTACTGTGACCCATATGAAGAAGGACAACTCAAATGCATTCTGTCGAAAAACATGAATCAAAGTTAATTATACATAAGTAATTCAGTTTAAAGTATTAATCAACCATAATTATCATCAATCATTACCATAAAGAGGATGAAATGAAGAAGAGTCAAGACGAGTTGGGGCCGTTTGAACCAGAAGAGACTGCTGTCTGGTTGCACCAATGGAGTTCCCTTGATCACTGTGTTATTATTTGCTAATTGCATTGCCATTTTTGCCACTACTATTTCCAATTTTGTTCCCACAAACAGAACTATCTGCATTATTAtgtgtaataataatagtatgagTATTTGtcattatttctatttcaaaaatagaaatatgctttttagaaaataaatagtatacTCACGAGTAGAGGTAGAAATGAGACCCACAAGTAGACGTTCCATCCTATaacaattaattgattaattagtgTAAATGCTAATGACATACTAGTATATAGAAGAGAAatcgataaaattaaatgctaTGGTTACCATTTTAATCactaaatttaatcaaactcTGGCCAGTCATATGAGCATCGAATATGAAATGTAATATCAATGCACTTACCATGTACATCAACCAACAAGAATATAACCACCACCATCCACATCATTGGGCtgttcacaaataaaaaaaaatgtcatatttagtgaaaaaatggaaattatgtccatatttttcaatggtgattatttatgtttacACTTTAGTTTACAAAACTGGTACTccaatattatttaatatgttaTAAGTCAAATCCAACATAAATTGGTAGATATGATTAAGGTGTGGGTAGTTACTTTATGCCGACAACAGCTTTGAAATCGTCTTCCAATGATCGTTGAATATACTTTCgaaaattgaatgaattatttgttgataaatgagCCTGCATTACAACAATCAAAGTTAGATAAATCATATGCATTTGTTATACAATCACGAAGAGAAACTCATATCTTTGGCATAATTAAAGTAACACGTTTTCGgtaaattttgcatttttttgaACATACAGAATCTTAAGTAGTTAGAATGTAGTACCACTCTAAGTCTCTAATCCATGTGCACACTAGTTTTCTAGTCCACACATGTGTCTAATTGAACATCTTGGTATACAATTTCATTAGATatgaataaacaataaaatgaaataaaaactaaCCGAAATAAATCCATGGCGTAGAGTGAAGTAGTCGACTTTTGCCACAGACTTGAAGAACTGTCGGAAAAAACATATCTGCCACAAACCAAAACTAAAATGTGATATTTGAACatagaaaattgaataaaatcttaaaacttaaaatttaaaatcaaaacattattGAACATACTTACAATCCAGAGGTGAGCAGAATTTGTAGCAAAACTACTCATATGTCGACGCCCGAATGTCGTCTGTCTTGTATATCGAAATCTCTCTGGATCTATTTCGATACATGTATAAATACTTAATTTACGCCAAATTGAAATGACACATAGTAATGTATATGAAACGAAACCTACCATTTGCTGTTATGTAGTCTATAGTTTGAGTCTCCTTTTCCCAACTTTTCCACCTCTTCATCTATTCATATTAGgccaaaaataaacaaataactaaataagTAATCACATTTATCCATGATTTGGTAGTGTTTaagtaagaaattaaatacCTTAGCCCTTCCTAAGCCCATGGTAGCCAAACTATACACAATCTGCAGAGCTGCTAGCACAAATATGAAGATATTGAGCTGATTCATACCCTCTACCGACATCAATGAAGTCTTCCCCTGTTGttccaaacaaaataaaattttagaaaaaatgaaaatttaaagataacaataatttaaagagTTAATTAAACCTTAGATCCGCAATAATCAGATGAGTTAGAAGGTGAATCTGCTAGCAATAATCTGTGGTGGTGAGGTTGGAACTGtggtttatttaaatttgtgaataataGATGTTGTGTTGTCTTGGTGTGTGATTGGCTGCGGCATGGGAGCATATAATCTGCAGCTGAGTTTGCTATGCATATTTTGGAAATAGATCCTTGTGTCACTGTCAATATCAGTGACATGAACCCCAATTGCATCAACACTGCACCAAATTGCAACAT
The genomic region above belongs to Salvia hispanica cultivar TCC Black 2014 chromosome 3, UniMelb_Shisp_WGS_1.0, whole genome shotgun sequence and contains:
- the LOC125212650 gene encoding MLO-like protein 3, which encodes MAGGDGGGDANRSLQETPIWALATVCFIFIFLGIFVEHLIHLAGHWLKKHKKAALYEAIEKLKSVLMQLGFMSLILTVTQGSISKICIANSAADYMLPCRSQSHTKTTQHLLFTNLNKPQFQPHHHRLLLADSPSNSSDYCGSKGKTSLMSVEGMNQLNIFIFVLAALQIVYSLATMGLGRAKMKRWKSWEKETQTIDYITANDPERFRYTRQTTFGRRHMSSFATNSAHLWIICFFRQFFKSVAKVDYFTLRHGFISAHLSTNNSFNFRKYIQRSLEDDFKAVVGINPMMWMVVVIFLLVDVHGWNVYLWVSFLPLLIVLFVGTKLEIVVAKMAMQLANNNTVIKGTPLVQPDSSLFWFKRPQLVLTLLHFILFMNAFELSFFIWVTWQFGIKSCYHEHAAIFVIRIVLAVTVQVLCSYITLPLYALVTQMGSKYKSAILEEHTIHALKQWHANVKHKRKINDHPHHSSPDDSASTAVINGSNSGTTDASTSHRPSPTFTEFVSSDEDDEIVEIQTQETNTSQIQKQHGLDQIV